A segment of the Deltaproteobacteria bacterium genome:
GCAGCAGCTCGACCTGCGCCGTGCCCTCGACGCCGGCGCGCCGCGCGCGGGCGGGGTAGACGGGCGCGGGCTGCGAGCCGCCGCGCGGCATCCAGCCCTGCGGTGCGGCCGCGATCGATTCGCGCGCGTCCGATGACTCGTCCGCGGCGGGCCCGCCGGCTCCGACCGGCGCGGTGGATGGCTCGGCTCGAGGGCTCGGGCTCGGATCTGCGACGGCCGCGACGGGCGTCGCTGCGGGCACCGCTGGCTTGGCAGGCCTCGGCCGAGGAGCCGCGCGCGCCGGTGTCGGCGCTGGCACGGGCTCCGGCTCGGGCTGCGCCACGGGAGCCGCCGCAGCGGGCGTCGCTTCGCTCCCGGCCTCGACCTGCAGCCAGGCGATCGGGATCGGCTCGGACGACACCGTATCGTGTCGCTCCGACGCGAGCAGGAGCGCCGCGATCCCGGCCGCGTGCAGCAGCGCGGAGAGCGCGAGCCATGCGGCCGGCCGCGAGCCGGTCGCGCGCGGCAGCGGCTCGGGCGCACCCAGGCGGACCGGCCCGCGCAGCGCGTCGGGAACTCGCGTCGGTCGTCGCCCCGCGCGAACCACGACGAGAGCGGGCCGGGGCCGTCCGAGCCTTCGCCTCTCGATCGCGCGCCTGGCGAGCCTGTTCTTCGAGCCGTTCATTCGGATGCAGCAGCCGTTGATCTGCGCGCCCTCGCGAGCGGCAGCAGGTGGGGAATCGAGGACCAGCCGGAGGCCCTAGCTCGGGCGCAGGCTAGCCGGACTCCCCCGCCGTCGGGATGCGGCAGGTTGACGCAGGACGCGGGTCGGGCCGCGCTCGCTCAGCCGTTCGAGACCTGGTGGACGCGGTACTCGACCCAGCCGGCGCCGAGGCGCCCTTCGGCGACGCAGACCAGCTTGTTCAGCCACGCGTAGCGGGCGTCGCCGGTCTCCATTCGCGGCGCGGTCATGAAGTAGAGCTCGCCGTACTGGCTCTCCCCACCGCGGCCGAGAATCGCCATCGCCGGCGCGAAGTCGAGCACGCCGAAGTACTGCACGTAGATCAGCGCGCCGTCGTCGGTCGCGAGCGTCGCGCGGACGTCGAGGCGCCCGAAGCCGTCGGGCCCGATCAGGATCCAGTCGCCGCCGCTCGGCAGGAGCTTGCCGCGAAGCCTCGGTCCCTCGAAGCTGCCGCCCGTCACGTCGAAGATCTGCCGGGTACCGAACGGACCGGCCCCTACGGCGACCGGCTGCGCGAGCTCCGCGCGATAGGTCAGAAGGTGTTCGAGCTTCACGGTCTGCCTCCGATGGCCGCGGAATTCGCCGCGTCGCCCGACCGAGTCTGATCCCGGCGCGGCCGCGGGTCCAGTCGCGTGCGCCGACGCGCCCGGGATATGCTGCGCGAAACAGGGAGGATCGGCGATGGCGGGACGGCTCTCGGGCAAGGTGGCTCTGGTGACGGGCGCGGCGTCGGGCATCGGCCGGGCCAGCGCGATCGTGATCGCGAGCGAGGGCGCGCGCGTGGCTTGCGCCGATCTGAACGCCGAGGGCGCCGAGGCAGCGGCGAAGGAGATCGCGCGCGCCGGCGGCGAGGCGATCGGGCTTCGCCTGGACGTGACCGACCCCGAAGACAACCAGCGCGCCGTCGACGCGACGCGCAAGCGCTTCGGCCGGCTCGACCTCGCGCACCTGAACGCAGGCATCGCGGCGACCTCGAACGTTCTCGACACGCCGCTCGAGGAGTGGAATCGGACGCTCG
Coding sequences within it:
- a CDS encoding energy transducer TonB, which produces MNGSKNRLARRAIERRRLGRPRPALVVVRAGRRPTRVPDALRGPVRLGAPEPLPRATGSRPAAWLALSALLHAAGIAALLLASERHDTVSSEPIPIAWLQVEAGSEATPAAAAPVAQPEPEPVPAPTPARAAPRPRPAKPAVPAATPVAAVADPSPSPRAEPSTAPVGAGGPAADESSDARESIAAAPQGWMPRGGSQPAPVYPARARRAGVEGTAQVELLLESSGRVAQVRLRRSSGDGSLDVAALDAVERWRFDAPPPGADYRDRWFLVPIKFRLQ
- a CDS encoding DUF3237 domain-containing protein, whose product is MPDAAPVTRATLPESRPAIADPPCFAQHIPGASAHATGPAAAPGSDSVGRRGEFRGHRRQTVKLEHLLTYRAELAQPVAVGAGPFGTRQIFDVTGGSFEGPRLRGKLLPSGGDWILIGPDGFGRLDVRATLATDDGALIYVQYFGVLDFAPAMAILGRGGESQYGELYFMTAPRMETGDARYAWLNKLVCVAEGRLGAGWVEYRVHQVSNG